Part of the Streptomyces europaeiscabiei genome is shown below.
CGAGTGGATGCCGGTGCGCCCGGCGATCGCGGGCACGACCTACCGCCGGCTGCGCTTCGGCAAGCTCGTCGACCTGTCGCTCCTTGACCTGCGGTCCTTCCGCTCGCAACAGGTGGGCATCGGCGACGGCGAGGTCGACGACCCGGACCGTACGTTGACCGGCCGGGCCCAGCTCGACTGGCTGAAGGCCGGACTGAAGTCCTCCGACACGACCTGGCGCCTGGTCGGCAACTCGGTGATGATCGCCCCGTTCGCCCTCGGCAACCTCACGGCCGACCTCTTCGAACCTCTCGCCGAGCTGCTGGGCCTGCCGAAGGAGGGCCTCGCCCTCAACCCCGACCAGTGGGACGGCTACACCGACGACCGCCGCGAACTCCTCGCCCACCTGCGGCAGAACGCGATCCGCAACACGGTCTTCCTCACCGGCGACATCCACATGGCGTGGGCCAACGACGTACCGGTCAACGCCGGCACGTACCCGCTGTCGGCCTCCGCCGCCACCGAGTTCGTCGTCACGTCCGTCACCTCCGACAACCTCGACGACCTCGTCAAGGTCCCCGAAGGCACCGTCACCGCGCTGGCCTCCCCGCTGATCCGCGCCGCCAACCGGCACGTCCACTGGGTCGACACCGACCGGCACGGCTACGGCGTTCTGGACATCACCGCCGCGCGGGCCCAGATGGACTTCTACGTCCTCTCCGACCGCACCAGGGCCGACGCGACGTCGTCCTGGGCGCGTTCGTACCGGACTCGGAGCGGGACGCAGAAGGTGGAGCGGACGTACGACCCCGTGTAGGGGCCTCGATACGGGTCGTGCGGGCCGCCGGAGGTCAGAGCGAGTCGAGGAAGCCGAGCGCCACCCGCCAGGTGGCCTCGGCGGCCTCCTCGTCGTAGTCCGGCAGCCCGGGGTCGGTGTAGAGGTGGCCGGCACCGGCGTATCTGTAGACCTCGACGTCGGCGCCGGCCTTGCGCATCTGGAGGTACCAGGCGCTCAGCCAGTCGTCCGGCTCGAAGGGGTCCGGCTCGGCGATGTGCAGCTGGACGGGCAGGTCGTCCACGGACGCGGTGGCGGCGATGTCCGACGTGCCGTGCAGAAGCAGCAGCCCGCGCGCGTTCTTGTCGCCCAGGGCCAGGGTCTGTGCGGTCGCGGCGCCCAGGGAGAACCCGGCGTAGACGAGTCCCCGCCCCGAGTAGGGCGCGGCGGCCAGGACCGCCCGCTTGAGAAGCTCCTCCCTGCCCAGCTCCTTGTTGAAGGCCATGCCGTCCTCGACCGTGTCGAATGTCCGCCCGTCGAAGAGGTCGGGGGTCCACACCTCGTGTCCGGCGGCGCGCAGCCGGTCCGCGGCCTCGCGCACGGCGGGCCTCGGACCGTAGGTCGAGTGGAAGAGCATGATGTTCATGAGGCCATGGTGCCAGCCGGGTCCGACAGCGATCTCCGGCGCCCGTACCCCGAGGGCGGCGGAAGTCACATGTTCATGACCCCACGCGGCCGGTTACGTTCGAAGGCATGGAGAATCTACTCCGCCCATTGATCGTCATCGGTGGCTCGGTCGTCCTCACGCTGCTCATCGGCTGGACGACCGACCTGCTGCTGCGCAAGGCGGACCAGCGGCACCACGAGACACCTCTGTGGGGCCTGCTGCGCCGCGGTCGCATCCCCTATCAGCTGGTCCTGTGCGCTGCCTTCCTCAGAGCCTCGTACGACGAGGCGCAGCTGCTGGAACAGCACCGGACCGGCATCGGGCGCACCCTGACGCTGGTGCTGATCGGTGCGACGGCCTGGCTGGTGATCCAGATCGTGGCGGCGGTCGTGGAGACGACGTACAGCCGTTACGCCCGCGCCCACCGCGATCCGGCCCGGGTGCGCCGGGTGCGGACGCAGGTGACGTTGATCATGCGGGTCGTCTCGGCGATCGTCGGTGTGGTGGCCGTGGCCTCGATGCTGCTGACCTTCCCGGCGATGCGCGCGGCCGGCGCCTCACTGCTGGCCTCGGCCGGGGTGCTGGGCATCGTCGCCGGTATCGCCGCGCAGTCCACGCTGAGCAACCTCTTCGCCGGGCTGCAGATCGCCTTCGGCGACATGGTCCGCCTCGGTGACGTGGTCGTGGTGGAGGGCGAGTGGGGCACGGTCGACGAGATCACCCTCACCTTCCTGACGGTCCGCACCTGGGACGAGCGCCGCATCACGATGCCGGTCTCGTACTTCACCTCGAAGCCCTTCGAGAACTGGTCCCGCGGCGGCGCCCAGATGACCGGCACGGTCTTCCTCCATGTCGACCACGCCGCACCGCTGCCCGCGATGCGCGACCGGCTCCGCGACATCCTCCGTTCCTGCCCCGCCTGGGACGGCCGCCACTACGACCTGACCGTCACCGACTCGACCCCCTCCGCCATGGAGGTCCGCGCCCTCGTCACCGCCAAGGACCCGGACGACCTGTGGACCGTCCGCGTCACCGTCCGCGAACAGCTCATCCACTGGCTCACCGAGAGCCACCCGTACGCCCTTCCCCGCGTCAACACCGCCGACGCGGTCCTCCCCCCGAACCATCCCAACGGCCACACGGACGGCCTGTCACCCCGCATCACGCGAGGCCGCGTCCACGAGCCACCGAGGTCCGCGGGCAGGGGATGAACCCGGCAAGGCCCGGGGGCCGGGCCCGGGCCCGGCCCCCGGGCCTGAGCCCGCACCCGGCTCCCGCAGCGGCCCTCCACATCACCGGGCGGCGCCACACCCTTCACCGTGATCCCACGCGGCCCGAACTCCCGCGCCGTACCGAACGAACGGGTACGCATGCAGCTCCGCCCCCACGCGTACGCATACAGCTCCGCCTCCGATCGCGAACACCTTCACAGCCGCCAACGGTGATCAACCCCCGCAGGAGACCCGCACTTGGCTGCCAAGGAGTAACGGGCGGTGCGCGGGTGGGAGACCCCACGGCGAGCACCCCCACCCACCCGCACCTCACCGCAGACTACGCACATCCAAGTGCCGCAACACCCGATCCACCACCTCGGGATTCGCCCCCGGCTCACTCCGCGCAGCCAACACCTCGTGCCGAGCCGCGCTCAGCATCTCCCCCTGGATCCGCCGCATCCTCCGAAGCCGCCGCACCCGCTGCTCATGCCCCTCCCGCCGCTCGTCCTCCCCCACCTCCGGACTGATCCGCACCCCGATCTCGAAGGCCCGCCGCAGCAACCGCTCGGACATCTCCTCCGGCAGCTCCTCCACCTCCTCGATCTCCTTCAGCCGCCGCTTCGCCGCCTTGGCCGCCCGCA
Proteins encoded:
- a CDS encoding mechanosensitive ion channel family protein — encoded protein: MENLLRPLIVIGGSVVLTLLIGWTTDLLLRKADQRHHETPLWGLLRRGRIPYQLVLCAAFLRASYDEAQLLEQHRTGIGRTLTLVLIGATAWLVIQIVAAVVETTYSRYARAHRDPARVRRVRTQVTLIMRVVSAIVGVVAVASMLLTFPAMRAAGASLLASAGVLGIVAGIAAQSTLSNLFAGLQIAFGDMVRLGDVVVVEGEWGTVDEITLTFLTVRTWDERRITMPVSYFTSKPFENWSRGGAQMTGTVFLHVDHAAPLPAMRDRLRDILRSCPAWDGRHYDLTVTDSTPSAMEVRALVTAKDPDDLWTVRVTVREQLIHWLTESHPYALPRVNTADAVLPPNHPNGHTDGLSPRITRGRVHEPPRSAGRG
- a CDS encoding dienelactone hydrolase family protein, which encodes MNIMLFHSTYGPRPAVREAADRLRAAGHEVWTPDLFDGRTFDTVEDGMAFNKELGREELLKRAVLAAAPYSGRGLVYAGFSLGAATAQTLALGDKNARGLLLLHGTSDIAATASVDDLPVQLHIAEPDPFEPDDWLSAWYLQMRKAGADVEVYRYAGAGHLYTDPGLPDYDEEAAEATWRVALGFLDSL